A genomic region of Pseudomonas abietaniphila contains the following coding sequences:
- the rpsF gene encoding 30S ribosomal protein S6: MRHYEIIFLVHPDQSEQVGGMVERYTKLIEEDGGKIHRLEDWGRRQLAYAINNVHKAHYVMLNVECTGKALAELEDNFRYNDAVIRNLVIRRDEAVTGQSEMLKAEENRSERRERRDRPEHSDAEGVDSDDSDNSDNADE, from the coding sequence ATGCGTCATTACGAAATCATCTTTCTGGTTCACCCGGACCAGAGCGAGCAAGTCGGCGGCATGGTTGAGCGTTACACCAAGCTGATCGAAGAAGACGGCGGCAAGATCCACCGTCTGGAAGATTGGGGCCGTCGTCAACTGGCCTACGCAATCAACAATGTTCACAAGGCTCACTACGTGATGCTGAACGTTGAGTGCACTGGCAAGGCTCTGGCCGAGCTGGAAGACAACTTCCGTTACAACGATGCCGTGATCCGTAACCTTGTCATCCGTCGCGACGAAGCCGTTACCGGCCAGTCCGAAATGCTCAAGGCTGAAGAGAACCGCAGTGAGCGCCGTGAGCGTCGCGACCGTCCTGAGCACTCCGACGCTGAAGGCGTTGACAGTGATGACAGCGACAACAGCGATAACGCTGACGAGTAA
- the rpsR gene encoding 30S ribosomal protein S18 → MARFFRRRKFCRFTAENVKEIDYKDLNTLKAYVSETGKIVPSRITGTKARYQRQLATAIKRARFLALLAYTDSHGR, encoded by the coding sequence ATGGCACGTTTCTTCCGTCGTCGTAAATTCTGCCGCTTCACAGCTGAAAATGTGAAGGAGATCGATTACAAGGATCTCAACACCCTGAAAGCCTACGTATCCGAAACCGGCAAGATCGTTCCTAGCCGTATTACCGGTACCAAAGCTCGTTATCAGCGTCAGCTGGCTACCGCTATCAAGCGCGCCCGCTTCCTGGCCCTGCTGGCCTACACCGACAGCCACGGCCGCTGA
- the rplI gene encoding 50S ribosomal protein L9 → MELILLEKIANLGNLGDKVNVKAGYGRNYLLPFGKATAATAANLAAFEERRAELEKAAAEKKASAETRAAQLAELEVTITATAGDEGKLFGSIGTHDIADALTASGVEVAKAEVRLPNGTIRNVGEYDVAVHLHSDVEATVRVVVVAA, encoded by the coding sequence ATGGAACTCATCCTGCTGGAAAAAATCGCCAACCTGGGCAACCTGGGCGATAAAGTAAACGTTAAGGCTGGTTACGGCCGTAACTACCTGCTGCCTTTCGGCAAAGCCACCGCTGCAACCGCTGCCAACCTGGCTGCGTTTGAAGAGCGTCGCGCTGAGCTGGAAAAAGCCGCTGCCGAGAAGAAAGCTTCTGCTGAAACTCGCGCTGCTCAACTGGCTGAGCTGGAAGTGACTATCACTGCCACCGCTGGTGACGAAGGCAAGCTGTTTGGTTCGATCGGTACTCACGACATCGCTGACGCACTGACCGCCTCTGGCGTTGAAGTGGCCAAAGCTGAAGTTCGTCTGCCGAACGGCACCATCCGTAACGTTGGCGAATACGACGTTGCCGTGCACCTGCACAGCGATGTTGAAGCTACCGTTCGCGTAGTTGTGGTGGCTGCTTAA
- the dnaB gene encoding replicative DNA helicase, giving the protein MNDISAPEQYDLQTAALKVPPHSIEAEQAVLGGLMLDNNAWERVLDQVSDGDFYRHDHRLIFRAIAKLADQNLPIDVVTLSEQLDKEGQTSQVGGLGYLSELAKNIPSVANIKAYAQIVRQRATLRQLIGISNEIADSAFNPEGRTAEEILDEAERQIFQIAEARPKTGGPVGVNDLLTKAIDRIDTLFNLGEGITGLSTGYTDLDEKTSGLQPSDLIIVAGRPSMGKTTFAMNLVENAVLRSEKAVLVFSLEMPGESLIMRMLSSLGRIDQTKVRSGQLDDDDWPRLTSAVNLLNDRKLFIDDTAGISPSEMRARTRRLVREHGEIGLIMIDYLQLMQIPGSSGDNRTNEISEISRSLKALAKEFNCPVVALSQLNRSLEQRPNKRPVNSDLRESGAIEQDADVIMFVYRDEVYHPETEHKGIAEIIIGKQRNGPIGFIRLAFIGKYTRFENLAPGSYNFDDDE; this is encoded by the coding sequence ATGAACGATATTTCCGCTCCCGAGCAATACGACCTGCAAACCGCCGCCCTGAAGGTGCCGCCGCATTCCATCGAGGCCGAGCAGGCCGTACTCGGTGGTTTGATGCTGGACAACAACGCCTGGGAGCGTGTGCTGGATCAGGTTTCGGACGGTGATTTCTATCGTCATGACCACCGACTGATCTTCCGCGCCATTGCCAAACTGGCCGATCAGAACCTGCCCATCGACGTCGTGACCCTGTCCGAGCAACTGGACAAGGAGGGTCAGACCTCTCAAGTGGGCGGCCTGGGCTATCTGTCGGAGTTGGCGAAAAACATCCCGTCGGTGGCCAACATCAAGGCCTACGCCCAGATCGTGCGCCAGCGCGCGACCCTGCGGCAGCTGATCGGCATCAGTAACGAAATTGCCGACAGCGCGTTCAATCCGGAAGGACGAACCGCCGAAGAGATCCTCGACGAAGCTGAACGGCAGATCTTCCAGATTGCGGAAGCGCGCCCGAAGACCGGTGGGCCGGTGGGCGTCAACGATCTGTTGACCAAGGCCATCGACCGCATCGACACGCTCTTCAATCTCGGCGAGGGGATCACCGGTCTTTCCACCGGTTATACCGACCTGGACGAAAAGACCAGCGGTCTGCAGCCATCCGACTTGATCATCGTCGCGGGTCGTCCGTCGATGGGTAAGACCACCTTCGCGATGAACCTGGTCGAGAACGCGGTACTGCGCAGCGAGAAGGCGGTGTTGGTGTTCTCGCTGGAGATGCCAGGCGAATCGCTGATCATGCGTATGCTGTCTTCGCTCGGTCGTATCGACCAGACCAAGGTCCGTTCTGGTCAGCTGGACGATGATGACTGGCCGCGCCTGACCTCGGCGGTCAACCTGCTCAACGACCGCAAGCTGTTCATTGATGACACGGCCGGCATCAGCCCTTCTGAAATGCGCGCGCGGACCCGTCGTCTGGTGCGTGAGCACGGCGAGATCGGCCTGATCATGATCGACTACCTGCAGTTGATGCAGATTCCTGGCTCAAGCGGTGACAACCGGACCAACGAAATTTCCGAGATTTCCCGATCCCTGAAAGCGCTGGCCAAGGAATTCAACTGCCCTGTGGTCGCGTTGTCGCAGCTCAACCGTTCCCTGGAACAACGGCCCAACAAACGCCCGGTCAACTCCGACTTGCGGGAATCCGGAGCGATCGAGCAGGACGCCGACGTCATCATGTTCGTGTACCGGGACGAGGTGTATCACCCCGAGACCGAGCACAAGGGCATCGCTGAAATCATTATCGGTAAGCAGCGTAACGGCCCGATCGGCTTTATTCGTCTGGCGTTCATCGGTAAATACACCCGCTTCGAGAACCTCGCGCCGGGCAGTTACAACTTTGATGATGATGAGTAA